The proteins below come from a single Malus domestica chromosome 03, GDT2T_hap1 genomic window:
- the LOC103427300 gene encoding FHA domain-containing protein DDL-like, producing the protein MGRNVSNRSVSPVGSPRRRSPYRKSPSRTERSPARHRRSNRGSSPPREKHSSHHKSPKHARSPSPLAHSPSPRTKRLRRAQAGREAERVSERNNGKGPDKDLQKEGGSVRDVGSDRKERRSGRDDTDGKSLTSRHGTSPSDRQRRSRHRSSSPQPAGDTRGVEKVIDKDHAGNHGRGSDRSMQREKGSDRETESGKVERKSGKDSADHRSSRSRHGRSTSPLDRHHQNRHSSHSPQHAANTRIRDEVPNSRGAEQGDDENDAVAMMKAAEEALEAKQKQKPSFELSGKLAAETNRVNGVTLLFTEPPEARKPNVRWRLYVFKGGEVLKDPLYIHRQSCYLFGRERRVADVPTDHPSCSKQHAVIQYRQVEKEQPDGMLSKEVRPYLMDLGSTNKTFLNENAIEPQRYYELMEKDTIRFGNSSREYVLLHENSMD; encoded by the exons ATGGGGCGTAACGTTTCAAATCGTTCAGTATCTCCGGTTGGGTCTCCTCGTAGGAGGAGCCCATATAGGAAGAGTCCATCTCGAACAGAAAGATCACCTGCCCGACATAGGAGATCCAACAGGGGTAGTTCTCCACCAAGGGAGAAACATTCGAGTCACCATAAGTCTCCGAAGCATGCAAGGTCCCCTTCTCCTCTTGCTCACTCTCCTTCTCCCCGGACAAAACGGTTAAGAAGAGCTCAAGCTGGAAGAGAGGCTGAAAGAGTATCTGAAAGGAACAATGGGAAAGGACCTGATAAGGATTTACAGAAGGAAGGGGGTTCAGTGAGAGATGTTGGGAGCGATAGAAAGGAGAGACGATCGGGAAGAGATGATACTGATGGTAAATCTTTAACATCAAGACATGGTACTTCTCCATCAGATCGACAGCGCAGGAGTAGGCATAGATCCTCCTCACCTCAACCTGCTGGTGATACTAGAGGTGTGGAGAAAGTAATTGATAAAGACCATGCAGGGAATCATGGCAGAGGGAGTGATAGAAGTATGCAAAGGGAAAAAGGTTCAGATAGGGAAACTGAGAGTGGCAAAGTGGAGAGAAAGTCAGGAAAAGACAGTGCTGATCACAGGTCTTCAAGATCAAGACATGGGCGGTCTACTTCTCCATTAGATCGGCACCACCAGAACAGACATAGTTCTCATTCACCTCAACATGCTGCCAATACCAGAATTCGTGATGAG GTGCCAAATTCAAGAGGAGCTGAGCAAGG GGATGATGAGAATGATGCAGTAGCGATGATGAAGGCTGCAGAGGAGGCCTTGGAAGCAAAGCAAAAG CAAAAACCTTCTTTTGAGCTGTCTGGGAAGCTTGCTGCAGAAACCAATAGAGTCAATG GTGTAACACTATTATTCACCGAGCCTCCAGAAGCACGAAAACCTAACGTGAGATGGAGACTTTATGTTTTCAAGGGTGGTGAAGTTTTGAAAG ACCCCCTTTACATACATCGTCAAAGCTGTTACCTATTTGGGAGGGAAAGAAGGGTAGCAGACGTCCCTACAGATCACCCATCCTGCAGCAAGCAACATGCTGTTATACAATACCG GCAAGTAGAAAAGGAGCAACCTGATGGTATGTTATCAAAGGAAGTAAG GCCGTACTTGATGGACCTCGGaagcacaaataaaacttttctTAAT GAAAATGCAATCGAACCTCAACGATATTATGAACTTATGGAAAAGGATACAATCAGATTTGGTAATAGTAG CCGGGAGTATGTTCTGCTGCACGAAAACTCAATGGATTGA
- the LOC103427309 gene encoding F-box protein At3g62230-like — translation MDRLSNLPHPLLSHILSSLPFKEAAKTSSLSKQWRNQWKSTRNLDFNHLYFANRDSNGDVKLQPQIFTDFVQQFIANNKSPIMDKLSLTFSSPGDSQELVEKCITFSVERNVKHLKLDFSDPTWDENDLDGPAHPMFDLPLSFYNHQVLESMTLFSCKFDVLRFKNFGLLKSISLRWIELKVSTLKALLANCGCLESLSVKSCWNMDGLDVCGKDLKLSTLVVEKCHFLNPYFEIEAPNLKYLKYSGTVGVFFVNGTGLEEADLDFGLESECDESLGDSLYQSLNQICPTTALTVCTYMLQVIPMGEEPLGMVPRLNVTHLTLRTAMHNYEQYGIRFFFNSCPRLETLTIDIDRSRRICDEYEPPLGDKFECLWTRSAIIFKCITQTLRKVEIKGFKGTPNEVYVMFYLVNHARVLEKLTVITSSEESNRGPEFFRSVADQVHGFRKASENLSITIV, via the exons atGGACCGCCTCTCAAACCTCCCtcatcccctcctctcacacaTACTCTCCTCCTTGCCCTTCAAAGAAGCGGCAAAAACCTCCTCCTTGTCGAAGCAATGGCGCAACCAATGGAAATCAACCCGAAACCTCGACTTCAACCACCTTTACTTCGCCAATCGTGATTCTAACGGAGATGTCAAACTCCAACCACAAATCTTCACCGATTTCGTCCAACAATTTATTGCAAACAACAAAAGTCCCATCATGGACAAACTTTCCCTCACATTTTCTTCGCCTGGAGACTCCCAAGAATTGGTGGAAAAATGCATCACATTTTCTGTCGAGCGCAACGTAAAACACCTGAAGCTTGATTTCTCCGACCCCACATGGGATGAAAACGACCTCGATGGCCCGGCACATCCAATGTTTGATTTGCCTCTGTCTTTTTACAACCATCAAGTTCTTGAATCCATGACGCTCTTTTCTTGCAAATTCGACGTTTTAAGATTCAAGAATTTTGGGTTGCTGAAAAGTATTTCGCTGCGTTGGATCGAACTCAAAGTTTCTACTCTCAAGGCTTTGCTGGCCAACTGTGGGTGTCTCGAGAGTTTGAGCGTGAAGAGTTGCTGGAACATGGACGGCCTTGATGTTTGTGGGAAGGACTTGAAGTTGTCAACTTTGGTTGTTGAAAAATGCCATTTTCTGAATCCGTACTTTGAAATCGAGGCTCCAAATCTCAAATACTTGAAGTATTCTGGCACTGTTGGTGTATTTTTTGTGAACGGAACTGGATTGGAGGAGGCAGACCTTGATTTTGGGCTTGAGTCTGAATGTGATGAGTCACTGGGAGATTCTCTCTATCAATCACTCAATCAAATTTGCCCTACTACGGCTTTGACCGTTTGCACCTACATGCTTCAG GTTATTCCTATGGGAGAGGAACCACTTGGTATGGTACCTAGGTTGAATGTTACACATTTGACCTTAAGGACTGCCATGCATAATTATGAACAATATGGCATCCGGTTTTTCTTTAATAGTTGTCCTCGTTTGGAGACTCTTACAATCGACATAGACCGCTCACGCAGAATATGTGAT GAATATGAACCTCCATTGGGGGATAAGTTCGAGTGTTTGTGGACTCGGAGTGCAATAATTTTCAAGTGCATAACTCAAACTTTGAGGAAAGTTGAGATCAAGGGCTTCAAGGGGACGCCAAATGAAGTCTATGTGATGTTCTATCTTGTCAACCATGCTCGTGTGCTGGAGAAACTTACTGTGATCACCTCAAGTGAAGAAAGCAACCGTGGCCCAGAATTTTTTCGCAGTGTAGCTGATCAAGTGCATGGTTTTAGAAAGGCATCGGAGAATCTGTCCATAACAATTGTTTAA